In Shewanella sp. VB17, a single genomic region encodes these proteins:
- a CDS encoding response regulator transcription factor has translation MITDRLKRILIIEDELIIREMTAELLEDEGYDVKTAADGKNGLYLAESFQPDLILLDLGLPDIDGAMVAKRLKKNNKTKHILIMVLSARNDDLDVVTGLESYADEYLTKPYKDKMLTARLKAVLRRNEPKEKIEQLEVGGIVLDALTFTVATPEGNIILSKTEFEILYVFAKNPNRVYSRGKIISFSRGEGYPVTDRAVDMHIARLRKKLGKRGCLIETVRGIGYRLTQN, from the coding sequence ATGATTACTGATAGATTAAAAAGAATACTGATTATCGAAGATGAACTGATTATTCGTGAGATGACTGCAGAATTATTAGAAGACGAAGGTTATGATGTTAAAACAGCAGCTGATGGTAAAAATGGTTTATATTTAGCCGAAAGTTTTCAACCCGATTTAATCTTGCTAGATTTAGGATTGCCTGATATTGACGGAGCTATGGTTGCAAAAAGATTAAAGAAAAATAATAAAACGAAACATATTTTGATTATGGTGTTATCTGCCAGAAATGATGATTTAGATGTTGTCACGGGTCTAGAATCATACGCAGATGAATATTTGACTAAACCCTATAAAGACAAAATGTTAACAGCTAGGCTTAAAGCCGTATTGCGAAGAAATGAACCCAAAGAAAAAATTGAACAATTAGAAGTCGGTGGTATTGTTTTAGATGCATTGACTTTTACTGTCGCGACCCCTGAAGGCAATATTATATTGTCCAAAACTGAATTTGAAATTCTCTATGTTTTCGCTAAAAATCCTAACCGAGTTTATAGCCGAGGCAAAATTATTTCTTTTAGTCGAGGAGAGGGGTATCCAGTCACTGATCGCGCAGTTGACATGCATATTGCCCGCTTACGTAAAAAACTCGGCAAGCGAGGCTGTTTAATCGAAACTGTTCGTGGTATTGGCTATCGTCTCACTCAAAATTAA